The Algoriphagus sp. TR-M9 genome has a window encoding:
- a CDS encoding alpha/beta fold hydrolase encodes MLYYKKYELGQEKDWVVFVHGAGGSSAVWFKQLRDFKEQYNLLLIDLRGHGKSSDFPISMTNKDYTFEAVTRDIIEVLDYESIGSAHFAGVSLGTIIVRQLAELQPDRVRSLIMAGAVTRLTTQSRVLVFLGNTFKRVIPYMWLYSLFAFVIMPRKHHSESRNLFIREAKKLCQKEFIRWFKLTKDINPLLRYFKESDLGIPTLYVMGDQDVMFLEPVKRIIEVHKNSVLTILKKCGHVVNVEQPLEFNRHSLAFLQSQSL; translated from the coding sequence ATGTTGTATTATAAAAAGTATGAACTGGGCCAAGAGAAAGACTGGGTGGTGTTTGTGCATGGTGCAGGAGGCTCATCTGCCGTTTGGTTTAAGCAGCTGAGAGACTTCAAAGAGCAGTATAATCTTTTACTGATAGACCTGAGAGGACATGGCAAATCATCAGATTTTCCAATCAGTATGACTAACAAGGACTATACTTTTGAGGCTGTCACCAGAGATATTATTGAGGTGTTGGATTATGAAAGCATAGGGTCAGCCCACTTTGCCGGTGTTTCCTTAGGTACCATTATAGTTCGGCAGCTGGCCGAGCTGCAGCCGGATAGAGTTCGGTCTCTGATCATGGCCGGTGCGGTGACCAGATTGACTACTCAGTCCAGGGTTTTGGTGTTTCTAGGCAATACCTTTAAGCGAGTGATACCATACATGTGGCTTTACAGCTTGTTTGCCTTTGTCATTATGCCGAGAAAGCATCATTCCGAATCCAGAAATTTGTTTATCCGGGAAGCCAAAAAGCTTTGCCAAAAGGAATTTATACGCTGGTTTAAACTAACCAAGGATATTAATCCCCTACTCAGATACTTTAAGGAATCCGACTTGGGAATACCTACCTTGTATGTGATGGGAGATCAGGATGTGATGTTTTTGGAGCCGGTAAAAAGAATCATAGAAGTACATAAAAACTCAGTATTAACAATATTAAAGAAATGTGGACATGTGGTGAATGTGGAGCAGCCTCTGGAGTTTAACCGACATTCACTAGCCTTTCTACAAAGCCAATCCCTATAG
- a CDS encoding DUF481 domain-containing protein, which produces MKKSLLFCILVLASVSQTFAQVDSLLLSNGNLIVGEIKSMDQGVLTMETDYSDSDFKITWGEIRAIASQTNFLITLSSGRRFNGKLNSVDSANIRIDYYDPVRVLKLKKEEIAEKETDLTEIVPIATVVYLNAVDEGFWSRLSANFDIGWSLTKANNLQQFNIRSGLGYLADRWKASANLNSIRSTQDEVDDIKRTDGNASFNYFLPKDWFLLYNLTYLSNTEQLIRSRVGNQIGLGKYVIHTNKTYFGFQTGINLNTESYFDDTPSRNSGEALIGTQLNLYDIGDLNLLTTLTAYPSLTESGRFRTDFSLDVKYDFLDDFYIKVGTTMNYDNQPIEGATKLDYVFQTTVGWEL; this is translated from the coding sequence ATGAAGAAAAGCTTACTGTTTTGTATCCTTGTTTTAGCTAGTGTTTCTCAGACTTTCGCTCAGGTGGACTCCCTTTTGTTGAGTAATGGTAATTTGATCGTAGGGGAAATCAAATCTATGGATCAAGGAGTGTTGACTATGGAAACGGACTATAGTGACTCTGATTTTAAAATCACCTGGGGTGAAATCCGTGCTATCGCCTCTCAAACCAACTTCCTGATTACACTTAGTTCAGGGAGGAGATTCAACGGGAAGCTGAACTCCGTGGATTCTGCAAATATTCGGATTGACTATTATGACCCGGTCAGGGTCTTGAAACTGAAAAAGGAAGAAATAGCAGAGAAAGAGACAGACCTAACCGAGATCGTACCAATCGCCACGGTGGTTTATCTGAATGCCGTGGATGAAGGATTTTGGAGTAGATTATCCGCTAATTTTGATATAGGCTGGAGCTTGACCAAAGCTAACAACTTGCAGCAATTCAACATCCGAAGTGGACTGGGCTATCTGGCAGACCGCTGGAAAGCATCCGCAAACCTGAATTCCATACGCTCTACCCAGGACGAGGTGGACGATATCAAGCGTACGGATGGTAATGCGAGTTTCAATTACTTCCTGCCAAAAGATTGGTTTTTGCTCTATAATCTCACTTACCTCTCCAATACAGAACAGCTGATCAGAAGCCGGGTAGGTAATCAGATAGGTTTGGGTAAGTATGTCATTCATACCAATAAAACGTACTTCGGTTTTCAGACCGGTATCAACTTAAACACGGAATCTTACTTTGATGATACGCCTTCACGTAATTCCGGTGAAGCATTGATAGGGACCCAGTTAAACCTGTATGACATTGGTGACCTTAACCTATTGACCACATTGACGGCTTACCCTTCCTTGACAGAAAGCGGACGATTCAGGACGGATTTTAGCTTGGATGTGAAGTATGATTTCCTCGATGATTTCTACATCAAAGTGGGAACTACGATGAACTATGACAATCAGCCGATTGAAGGAGCAACCAAGCTGGATTACGTTTTCCAGACTACTGTAGGCTGGGAGTTATAA